In Halarcobacter mediterraneus, the following proteins share a genomic window:
- a CDS encoding AEC family transporter: MENFILIILCIVIGYGLNRLHIFSKDAATTLNQFVIYVSLPAMILLQIPKLTFSMDTLIPVIIAWLVMFITAILILLLSKFFNFSKEITGSLMLVAILTNSSFLGIPILNAYMGESALPYVLVYDQLGTFIALATYGTFIASYYSSKSELSFKIILYKVLTFPPFLSLIVALFLIGVEFNENLTKVLSALAATIVPVALVAVGLQLKLKLQKEEIKPFSVALTVKLIIAPLIAFLICKLFSWEGDISTISIMEAGMAPMITAGAIASMAGLAPRLSSAVVGYGIIISFITTYILFMLIS, translated from the coding sequence ATGGAAAACTTTATCTTAATAATACTATGTATTGTTATAGGTTATGGTTTAAATAGACTACATATTTTTTCAAAAGATGCAGCTACTACTTTAAACCAATTTGTTATTTATGTTTCTTTACCTGCAATGATTTTATTACAAATACCTAAATTAACTTTTTCAATGGATACTTTAATTCCTGTAATCATTGCTTGGCTTGTGATGTTCATAACAGCAATACTAATCTTACTTTTATCAAAATTTTTTAATTTTTCAAAAGAGATTACAGGCTCACTTATGCTTGTAGCTATTTTAACAAACTCTTCTTTTCTTGGTATTCCAATTTTAAATGCTTATATGGGAGAAAGTGCTTTACCTTATGTTTTAGTTTATGACCAGTTAGGAACCTTTATTGCCTTAGCTACATATGGTACTTTTATTGCTTCTTACTATTCTAGTAAAAGCGAATTAAGTTTTAAAATTATTCTTTATAAAGTCTTAACTTTCCCACCTTTTTTATCTTTAATTGTGGCTTTATTTCTAATAGGTGTTGAATTTAATGAAAACCTTACAAAAGTATTATCAGCTTTAGCAGCAACTATAGTACCTGTTGCTTTAGTTGCAGTTGGATTACAATTAAAATTAAAACTACAAAAAGAAGAAATAAAACCTTTTAGTGTAGCTTTAACTGTAAAATTAATTATTGCACCACTAATTGCATTTTTAATTTGTAAACTTTTTTCATGGGAAGGAGATATTTCAACAATCTCGATTATGGAAGCAGGAATGGCACCAATGATTACAGCAGGTGCAATTGCATCAATGGCAGGGTTAGCGCCAAGACTTAGTTCAGCAGTTGTTGGCTATGGGATTATAATATCATTTATTACTACTTACATATTATTTATGCTAATTTCCTAA
- a CDS encoding HPP family protein — protein sequence MIFGHFIATFVGLFFFHIIGPQWWSMALALASAIALMMIAKVVHPPALFYNNLHKNKVYPIYW from the coding sequence GTGATATTTGGACATTTTATAGCTACTTTTGTAGGTTTGTTCTTTTTTCATATAATAGGACCTCAATGGTGGAGTATGGCTTTAGCATTAGCAAGTGCAATTGCTCTAATGATGATTGCTAAAGTAGTCCATCCTCCTGCACTTTTTTATAATAATTTACACAAAAACAAAGTTTATCCAATATATTGGTAA
- a CDS encoding NAD(P)H-dependent oxidoreductase, whose translation MEKTFMEAMDFRHACKIFDETKKISDSDLEYILEAGRKSPSSFGMEPWKFLVITNNELREKLKEVCWNQPQITTCSHLVIILVAIEDVKPESGVPRRKFGRREMPQEKLDFYLNLYATHLQETLSTNENVYSWTSKQTYLAASNMMTAAAIKGVDSCPIEGFEKEKVEKILELDTSKYQLSLVLPFGYRINEQSSQQREKLEDIVEYIK comes from the coding sequence ATGGAAAAAACATTTATGGAAGCTATGGATTTTAGACATGCTTGTAAAATTTTTGATGAAACAAAAAAAATTTCAGATTCTGATTTAGAATATATTTTAGAAGCAGGAAGAAAATCTCCTTCTTCTTTTGGTATGGAACCTTGGAAGTTTTTAGTTATAACAAATAATGAATTAAGAGAAAAATTAAAAGAAGTTTGTTGGAATCAACCTCAAATAACTACTTGTTCTCATCTTGTAATTATTCTTGTAGCAATTGAGGATGTTAAACCAGAATCTGGGGTTCCTAGAAGAAAGTTTGGAAGAAGAGAAATGCCTCAAGAAAAGTTGGATTTTTATTTAAATCTTTATGCTACACATTTACAAGAAACACTTTCAACAAATGAGAATGTTTATTCTTGGACTTCAAAACAGACATATCTTGCTGCTTCTAATATGATGACAGCTGCAGCAATCAAAGGTGTTGATTCTTGTCCTATTGAAGGTTTTGAAAAAGAAAAAGTTGAAAAAATATTAGAACTAGATACTTCAAAATATCAATTATCTTTAGTTTTACCATTTGGATATAGAATTAATGAACAATCTTCTCAACAAAGAGAAAAACTAGAGGATATTGTAGAGTATATTAAATAA
- a CDS encoding DMT family transporter — protein MTQSENKTKYFIGMIVAMLIWGMAWTSGKAAAEHSNAEVAAFWRYAISFITVIPIIFYMKTSFKADKLGVFYMVLAGALIAFFNYLFFAGLSHGQAGYGGTLVTAISPILTYLMSLTIFKTQITTKQILALSVGIFGAIILLKIPFEGLGFLNVDSSYFLECAVVWSIVTIIAQKAAQRGVDPMFYTLVVFGVTGLINMFFALPFHPFVLNNFDSIFWWNILFIGIFAGTFSTALFFISASKIGAHQTGVFMFIVPVGAIISSWIIYGEEIMLSTIVGCALSFVAVLLFNSRRGLRKKAQII, from the coding sequence ATGACCCAAAGTGAAAACAAAACAAAATATTTTATAGGAATGATCGTTGCAATGCTTATTTGGGGTATGGCTTGGACTTCAGGTAAAGCAGCAGCAGAACATTCAAATGCCGAAGTGGCAGCGTTTTGGCGATATGCTATATCTTTTATTACAGTAATACCTATAATCTTTTATATGAAAACTTCTTTTAAAGCTGATAAGTTAGGAGTTTTTTATATGGTTCTTGCAGGAGCTTTAATTGCTTTTTTCAATTATTTGTTTTTTGCAGGACTTTCACATGGACAAGCAGGATATGGAGGGACACTTGTAACAGCTATTTCTCCAATACTTACTTATTTAATGTCTCTAACAATTTTTAAAACACAAATAACAACAAAACAAATTCTTGCTTTAAGTGTAGGGATTTTTGGAGCAATTATTTTGTTGAAAATACCTTTTGAAGGTTTAGGCTTTTTAAATGTAGATAGCTCTTACTTTTTAGAGTGTGCTGTTGTTTGGTCTATTGTTACAATAATAGCTCAAAAAGCTGCACAAAGAGGAGTTGATCCTATGTTTTATACGTTAGTTGTATTTGGTGTGACAGGTCTTATAAATATGTTTTTTGCTTTACCTTTTCATCCTTTTGTTTTAAACAATTTTGATTCAATCTTCTGGTGGAATATATTATTTATTGGAATTTTTGCTGGAACTTTTAGTACAGCACTTTTTTTTATCTCAGCTAGTAAAATAGGAGCACATCAAACGGGAGTATTTATGTTTATAGTTCCTGTGGGAGCAATTATTTCTAGTTGGATAATTTATGGGGAAGAGATAATGTTATCAACAATAGTTGGTTGTGCTTTATCTTTTGTTGCAGTTCTTCTTTTTAATTCAAGAAGAGGTTTAAGAAAAAAAGCACAAATAATCTAA
- a CDS encoding pyridoxamine 5'-phosphate oxidase family protein yields the protein MRHRTKTHLLTEEQISDLFSRSEVGRLGTYSEDGYPYILPMHFVYFDNKIYMHGLPKGKKIDNIKFNSNVCFEIDEMISLLYEGVENPCDVNTEFNSIILRGRASLINDFNEKHTALSKIVEKFTPHLKNKELPEKMVKGTAVIRIDILDYVGRYYK from the coding sequence ATGAGACATAGAACAAAAACACATTTACTAACAGAAGAGCAAATAAGTGATTTATTTTCTCGTTCAGAAGTAGGACGCTTAGGAACTTATAGTGAAGATGGTTATCCTTATATTTTACCTATGCATTTTGTATATTTTGATAATAAAATATATATGCATGGTTTACCAAAAGGAAAAAAAATTGATAATATAAAGTTTAATTCAAATGTTTGTTTTGAAATAGATGAAATGATTTCTTTATTATATGAAGGAGTTGAAAATCCTTGTGATGTTAATACAGAGTTTAACAGTATTATTCTTAGAGGAAGGGCAAGTCTTATTAATGATTTTAATGAAAAACATACTGCTTTATCAAAAATTGTTGAAAAATTTACTCCACATTTAAAGAATAAGGAATTACCTGAAAAAATGGTAAAAGGAACAGCTGTAATAAGAATAGATATTCTTGATTATGTAGGAAGATATTATAAATAA
- a CDS encoding carboxymuconolactone decarboxylase family protein yields MTNRINMANEVPSLYKKLSNMEEDVKELIIKAGINEGFFHLLKLKASQINKCSYCVRLHTRDALACKESIERISLVAAWEESDYFSSKERACLSLVEAITLVNENQVPDEVYEKAKEILSKEELIAVEWLAIVINSWNRLAISSRYIVKE; encoded by the coding sequence ATGACAAATAGAATTAATATGGCTAATGAGGTTCCTTCATTATATAAAAAATTATCAAATATGGAAGAAGATGTAAAAGAATTGATTATAAAAGCTGGTATAAACGAAGGTTTTTTTCATTTACTTAAATTAAAAGCTTCTCAAATAAATAAGTGTTCTTATTGTGTAAGACTTCATACAAGAGATGCTTTAGCTTGTAAAGAAAGTATTGAAAGAATAAGTTTAGTTGCAGCCTGGGAAGAGAGTGATTATTTTTCTTCAAAAGAGAGGGCTTGCTTATCTTTAGTTGAAGCAATTACTTTAGTAAATGAAAATCAAGTACCTGATGAGGTTTATGAAAAAGCTAAAGAAATTTTATCAAAAGAAGAGCTTATAGCAGTTGAGTGGTTAGCTATTGTAATAAATAGTTGGAATAGATTAGCGATTTCAAGCAGGTATATAGTAAAGGAGTAA
- a CDS encoding NAD(P)H-dependent oxidoreductase: protein MNQSENKKVLILNGHQYYDVVAKGELTNNYIKKAKEFFLENGFEVKYTHIEEGYNKEEEIEKLVWADYILLQYPVYWMGVPWITKKYFDEVLTQGKHYASDGRSREDSSKTYGSGGLLKGKYMLSLTYNCPESEFGNKNGFFDGLSLDEAHVAVHKTFQFCGLEPLKTYSVHDIFKGDLDLEKEFKKFENTLKENFK from the coding sequence ATGAATCAAAGTGAAAATAAAAAAGTTTTAATTTTAAATGGTCATCAATATTATGATGTAGTTGCAAAAGGTGAACTTACAAATAATTATATTAAAAAAGCAAAAGAGTTCTTTTTGGAAAATGGTTTTGAAGTAAAATATACACATATTGAGGAAGGTTATAATAAAGAAGAAGAAATTGAAAAATTAGTTTGGGCAGATTATATTTTACTTCAATACCCTGTATATTGGATGGGTGTTCCTTGGATTACAAAAAAATATTTTGATGAAGTTCTTACTCAAGGCAAACATTATGCAAGTGATGGAAGAAGTAGAGAAGACTCTTCAAAGACTTATGGAAGTGGAGGACTATTAAAAGGTAAATATATGTTGTCTTTAACTTATAATTGCCCAGAATCAGAATTTGGTAATAAAAATGGTTTCTTTGATGGTTTATCTTTAGATGAAGCCCATGTCGCAGTTCATAAGACATTCCAATTTTGTGGTTTAGAACCTTTAAAAACTTATTCAGTACATGATATTTTTAAAGGAGATTTAGACTTAGAAAAAGAATTTAAAAAGTTTGAAAATACTTTAAAAGAGAATTTTAAGTAA
- a CDS encoding winged helix-turn-helix transcriptional regulator → MYYINNKEYKCSVAVTLDIFNDRWKLAIIWHLLDGEKRFKELHETISEITQKTLTVKLKELEEKNIINREVFPEIPPKVVYSLTDVGEKLKPVLEEMYNWGILYSSAHGEITGENSCYVNLGKK, encoded by the coding sequence ATGTATTATATAAACAACAAAGAATATAAGTGTTCCGTCGCAGTTACTTTAGATATTTTCAATGATAGATGGAAATTAGCAATAATTTGGCATTTATTAGATGGAGAAAAAAGATTTAAAGAATTACATGAAACAATTAGTGAAATTACTCAAAAAACTTTAACTGTAAAATTAAAAGAATTAGAAGAAAAAAATATCATAAACAGAGAAGTTTTTCCTGAAATCCCACCTAAAGTTGTTTACTCACTTACAGATGTTGGAGAAAAACTAAAACCTGTACTAGAAGAAATGTATAATTGGGGTATTTTATACAGTTCAGCACATGGAGAAATTACTGGTGAAAACTCTTGTTATGTAAATTTAGGGAAGAAGTAA
- a CDS encoding NADH:flavin oxidoreductase/NADH oxidase: MSLLLSPSNIGNCQLKNKIVMPPMCMYKSDDSAKVKPFHSLHYTSKALGNVGLIIVEATAIEARGRISNNDLGIWEDSQLSGHKSLVEQVHDFGSKIAIQLAHAGRKSLVKQTNPVAPSSIPFDINSEFKVPEALNLEEINLIKQQFLDSAKRAKEAGYDILELHAAHGYLLCEFLSPLTNKREDIYGGSLENRCRLTLEIAKLLKEQIDLPLIVRISASEWKTNGWDIEDSIYLSKELEKLGVDSIHVSAGGNQKEPDLMPELLPLYQCEYAKKIKENINIPVIAVGLITTAKQGESLLENKSCDFVAYGRELLRNPNLVFKFAKEFNETQLIESSYLRAYL; this comes from the coding sequence ATGAGTTTACTTTTAAGTCCTAGTAATATTGGGAATTGTCAATTAAAAAATAAAATTGTAATGCCTCCTATGTGTATGTACAAAAGTGATGATAGTGCAAAAGTTAAACCTTTTCACTCTCTTCATTATACTTCAAAAGCTCTTGGCAATGTAGGTTTAATTATTGTTGAAGCAACAGCAATAGAAGCAAGAGGAAGGATTTCTAATAATGATTTAGGAATTTGGGAAGATTCTCAACTTAGTGGACATAAATCACTTGTAGAGCAAGTTCATGATTTTGGTTCAAAAATAGCTATTCAACTTGCTCATGCTGGAAGAAAAAGTTTAGTAAAACAGACAAATCCTGTCGCTCCTTCTTCAATACCTTTTGATATAAATAGTGAATTCAAAGTTCCAGAAGCTTTAAACTTAGAAGAAATAAATTTAATAAAACAGCAATTCTTAGATTCTGCAAAAAGAGCAAAAGAGGCTGGCTATGATATCTTAGAACTTCATGCTGCCCATGGATATTTACTTTGTGAATTTTTATCCCCTTTAACAAACAAAAGAGAAGATATCTATGGTGGAAGTTTAGAAAATAGATGTAGATTAACTTTAGAGATTGCTAAGCTTTTAAAAGAACAGATTGATTTACCTTTAATTGTTCGTATTTCTGCAAGTGAATGGAAAACAAATGGTTGGGATATAGAAGATTCTATTTATTTATCAAAAGAGTTGGAAAAACTTGGTGTAGATTCTATTCATGTTTCAGCAGGTGGAAATCAAAAAGAGCCAGATTTAATGCCAGAACTTTTACCTTTATATCAATGTGAGTATGCAAAAAAAATAAAAGAAAATATAAATATCCCTGTAATTGCAGTAGGCTTAATAACTACAGCAAAACAAGGAGAATCTCTTTTAGAAAATAAATCTTGTGATTTTGTAGCTTATGGAAGAGAGCTTTTAAGAAACCCAAATTTAGTATTTAAGTTTGCTAAAGAATTTAATGAAACACAATTAATAGAAAGTTCTTATCTTCGAGCTTACTTATAA
- a CDS encoding acetylornithine transaminase: protein MNKYLLDVYNPFTVEFLYGKGSTLFDKKRKDYIDFTSGIGVNCLGHGNKKLVETISKQAKKFIHLSNIYPIKTQKECAKKVAVLSGYKNMQGFFCNSGAEANEAAIKFIRKYAKNKGIKKHNIITLENSFHGRTLATLNATGQKDKQLGFEPFPNEFIYAKDLEDIKNKINKNSVAVMLELIQGEGGIKAFDKKELQNLNNYLKEKDVLFVVDEIQTGIYRTGEFLASNFFELKPDIITMAKGLAGGLPIGLMMTNKKNIFKKGDHGSTFGGNPLCTKTAVEVLNILEEKYKAKKIQNTIGLFQKELENILKKNKKLFSSKSGIGLMLGLKLKEEKKLQSLLEICLKNQVLVLKSGKDIVRFLPALNISKEEIKLGFKRFQKSLDELK, encoded by the coding sequence ATGAACAAATATTTATTAGATGTATATAATCCTTTTACTGTTGAGTTTCTATATGGAAAAGGCTCTACTTTATTTGATAAAAAAAGGAAAGACTATATAGATTTTACCTCAGGGATTGGAGTAAACTGTTTAGGACATGGAAATAAAAAACTTGTAGAAACTATTTCAAAACAAGCAAAAAAGTTTATTCATTTATCAAATATTTACCCTATAAAAACCCAAAAAGAATGTGCAAAAAAAGTAGCAGTATTAAGTGGATATAAAAATATGCAAGGTTTTTTCTGTAATAGTGGAGCAGAAGCAAATGAAGCAGCAATTAAATTTATAAGAAAATATGCAAAAAACAAAGGTATTAAAAAACATAATATTATTACTTTAGAAAATTCTTTCCATGGAAGAACTTTAGCTACTTTAAATGCAACAGGACAAAAAGATAAACAATTAGGCTTTGAACCCTTTCCAAATGAGTTCATTTATGCAAAAGATTTGGAAGATATAAAAAATAAAATAAATAAAAACAGCGTCGCAGTGATGCTTGAGTTAATTCAAGGCGAAGGTGGAATAAAAGCTTTTGATAAAAAAGAGTTGCAGAATTTGAATAATTACTTAAAAGAAAAAGATGTTTTATTTGTTGTAGATGAAATTCAAACAGGAATTTATCGAACAGGAGAATTTCTAGCTTCTAATTTTTTTGAATTAAAGCCAGATATTATAACTATGGCAAAAGGTTTAGCTGGTGGTTTACCTATTGGCTTGATGATGACAAATAAAAAAAATATTTTTAAAAAAGGTGATCATGGTTCAACTTTTGGTGGAAATCCTTTATGTACAAAAACAGCAGTTGAGGTTTTAAATATTTTAGAAGAAAAATATAAAGCAAAAAAGATACAAAATACTATTGGTCTTTTTCAAAAAGAGCTTGAAAATATTTTAAAGAAAAATAAAAAACTATTTTCTTCTAAAAGTGGAATAGGCTTGATGTTAGGTTTAAAATTAAAAGAAGAAAAAAAACTTCAATCCTTACTTGAAATATGTTTAAAAAACCAAGTTTTAGTTTTAAAATCGGGGAAAGATATTGTACGGTTTTTACCTGCTTTAAATATTTCAAAAGAAGAGATAAAGCTAGGATTTAAAAGATTTCAAAAATCCCTTGATGAATTAAAATAA
- a CDS encoding thioredoxin fold domain-containing protein: MFKTARNILLALSLTTGLSAADKLSKQEINQIQTLPLIKMAQVEIQNGVDFGSLYGLSVKVKGRMDTIFLTKDKKYLLPGDAINTQDGQPLTLPVDLSATVGKEAFTFGKGKDEYILFTDPECPYCKKFESYFSEIEDKVKIKVFFYPLSFHENAKDISLYIMSQNSYEDKVRTMTETTKDSEDFKNRKISKDKLSKLEKSLDEQMKIAQDLGISGTPSLFDKNGNKVIWAVMLEKYGVSVK; encoded by the coding sequence ATGTTCAAAACCGCAAGAAATATTCTATTAGCTTTATCTTTGACTACAGGTTTAAGTGCTGCTGATAAGTTATCAAAACAAGAGATAAATCAAATTCAAACTTTACCATTAATTAAAATGGCTCAAGTAGAAATACAAAATGGAGTTGATTTTGGAAGTTTATATGGGTTAAGTGTAAAAGTAAAAGGTAGAATGGATACTATTTTTTTAACAAAAGATAAAAAATATTTACTTCCAGGGGATGCTATAAATACTCAAGATGGTCAACCTTTAACTTTACCAGTTGATTTATCAGCAACAGTAGGAAAAGAAGCTTTCACTTTTGGAAAAGGGAAAGACGAATATATTCTTTTTACAGATCCTGAATGTCCTTATTGTAAAAAATTTGAATCGTACTTTTCAGAAATTGAAGATAAAGTAAAAATTAAAGTATTTTTCTATCCTTTATCATTTCATGAAAATGCAAAAGATATTTCACTTTATATCATGAGTCAAAACTCTTATGAAGATAAGGTTAGAACTATGACTGAAACTACAAAAGATAGTGAAGATTTTAAAAATAGAAAAATATCTAAAGATAAACTAAGCAAACTTGAAAAGTCTTTAGATGAACAAATGAAAATAGCTCAAGATCTTGGTATTAGTGGAACACCATCATTATTTGATAAAAATGGAAATAAAGTTATTTGGGCTGTAATGCTTGAAAAATACGGAGTTTCTGTAAAATAA
- a CDS encoding transglutaminase-like domain-containing protein — protein MIDKKSYLEETDIIDYSNNAIEKLAKELSKDCNSDEEIAKKCFLYVRDEIHHSGDYKDNITTLKASEVLKYKTGWCFAKSHLLAALLRANNIPTALCYQRLSCDEYKDNSFCLHGLNAVYLKDYGWYKIDARGNKEGVDAQFTPGIEKLAFKLQENEYALKVYYSRPLDVVVKALSSNKSYKEMINNIPDIKEGF, from the coding sequence ATGATTGATAAAAAAAGTTATTTAGAAGAAACAGATATTATTGATTATTCAAATAATGCTATTGAAAAACTAGCAAAAGAACTTTCAAAAGATTGTAATAGCGATGAAGAGATTGCAAAAAAATGTTTTTTATATGTTAGAGATGAAATTCATCATAGTGGAGATTATAAAGATAATATAACAACATTAAAAGCAAGTGAAGTTTTAAAGTACAAAACAGGGTGGTGTTTTGCAAAGTCTCACTTACTTGCTGCTTTATTAAGAGCAAACAATATTCCCACTGCTTTATGTTATCAAAGACTTTCTTGTGATGAATATAAAGATAATAGTTTTTGTTTACATGGATTAAATGCTGTTTATTTAAAAGATTATGGATGGTATAAAATTGATGCAAGGGGAAATAAAGAAGGAGTAGATGCTCAGTTTACTCCAGGTATTGAAAAATTAGCATTTAAGTTACAAGAAAATGAATATGCTCTAAAAGTATATTATTCAAGACCTTTAGATGTTGTTGTAAAAGCTTTAAGCAGTAATAAAAGCTATAAAGAAATGATAAATAATATACCTGATATAAAAGAGGGTTTTTAA
- a CDS encoding MOSC domain-containing protein: protein MEKLAKVLYLKVGKVQKKTLEGTKRKEFISAIKKYPIQKAFLTKTGFKEDEQADLVHHGGENKALFLFSKKTYEKISKECNTNFEIDEMAHFGENLILSNISEEDICIGDIYEIGESQIQITQPRQPCWKLSANTNQKQMTKFIFDSGYTGWYAKVLKEGTICKDDEMRFIKRQEANLSIELLNKLIVNPSFNMTLAKKAIESEFLGKPFKESLEKRYKLKEKDKQFEVYHT from the coding sequence ATGGAAAAATTAGCAAAAGTACTTTATTTAAAAGTTGGAAAGGTACAAAAGAAAACATTGGAAGGAACAAAAAGGAAAGAGTTTATTTCTGCAATCAAAAAATATCCAATCCAAAAAGCTTTTTTAACAAAAACAGGATTTAAAGAAGATGAACAAGCGGACTTAGTTCATCATGGTGGAGAGAATAAAGCCTTATTTTTGTTTTCAAAAAAAACATATGAAAAAATAAGCAAAGAGTGTAATACAAATTTTGAAATAGATGAAATGGCACATTTTGGAGAAAACCTAATTTTATCAAATATAAGTGAAGAAGATATATGTATTGGAGATATTTATGAAATAGGGGAAAGCCAAATTCAAATAACACAGCCAAGGCAGCCTTGTTGGAAATTAAGTGCAAATACAAATCAAAAACAGATGACAAAATTTATTTTTGATAGTGGATATACAGGCTGGTATGCAAAGGTTTTAAAAGAAGGAACTATTTGTAAAGATGATGAAATGAGGTTTATAAAAAGACAAGAAGCTAATTTATCAATAGAACTTTTAAATAAGTTGATTGTAAACCCAAGTTTTAATATGACTTTAGCAAAGAAGGCTATCGAATCAGAGTTTTTAGGTAAACCCTTTAAAGAATCTTTGGAAAAAAGATATAAATTGAAAGAAAAAGATAAACAATTTGAAGTTTATCATACTTAA
- a CDS encoding MFS transporter, giving the protein MTKQLFSLALGGLAIGTTEFVIMGLLPDVAKDIEVSIPIAGHLISAYALGVVVGSPILVALSAKFAPRNVLIVFMILFTFFNALSALAPDYNTLLLSRFFSGLPHGAFFGVGTVVATRLAVEGKSAQAIASMFTGLTVANLAMVPLVTFIGHHLHWRFAFGIVAIIGIITIFALYKWLPELKPLRTITFKEELEFFKTLKAWHLLMIVSIGFGGLFAWFSYIAPLLIHVSGFDEASVSYMMIVAGAGMVVGNIFGGYLADKYNPLKALIFLLSMMVLSLVLVFFFSENKTIAILLTFICGALAMSISSPINMVMLKSAKNSEMLGAAFIQSAFNVSNSLGAFVGGIPLLFGLSFVYPSIVGAGLALLGVVLCLVFFKRYEKDLR; this is encoded by the coding sequence ATGACTAAACAACTTTTTTCTTTAGCTCTTGGTGGCCTTGCTATTGGTACAACAGAGTTTGTGATTATGGGACTTTTGCCTGATGTTGCAAAAGATATTGAAGTTTCTATACCTATTGCAGGGCATTTAATTTCTGCATATGCTCTTGGTGTAGTAGTGGGTTCTCCCATTCTTGTTGCATTAAGTGCAAAGTTTGCCCCAAGAAATGTTCTTATTGTTTTTATGATTCTTTTTACATTTTTTAATGCTCTTTCTGCTCTTGCACCTGATTATAATACCCTTTTACTTTCAAGATTTTTTAGTGGGCTTCCCCATGGTGCTTTTTTTGGAGTAGGGACTGTAGTTGCTACAAGACTTGCTGTAGAAGGAAAATCTGCACAAGCAATTGCTTCAATGTTTACAGGACTTACTGTTGCAAATTTAGCTATGGTTCCTCTTGTTACTTTTATAGGACACCATCTTCATTGGCGATTTGCTTTTGGAATAGTTGCTATAATAGGAATAATAACTATTTTTGCTTTATATAAATGGCTTCCTGAATTAAAACCTTTAAGAACTATTACTTTTAAAGAAGAATTAGAGTTTTTTAAGACTTTAAAGGCTTGGCATTTGCTAATGATAGTTTCAATTGGTTTTGGAGGGCTTTTTGCTTGGTTTAGTTATATTGCTCCTTTACTTATTCATGTATCTGGATTTGATGAAGCTAGTGTATCTTATATGATGATAGTTGCCGGAGCTGGTATGGTTGTAGGAAATATTTTTGGGGGATATTTAGCCGATAAATATAATCCTTTAAAAGCATTGATATTTCTACTTTCTATGATGGTTTTATCTTTAGTTTTAGTGTTTTTCTTCTCAGAAAATAAAACAATAGCAATATTGCTTACTTTTATATGTGGAGCTTTAGCTATGAGTATTAGTTCTCCTATAAATATGGTAATGTTAAAAAGTGCAAAAAACTCTGAAATGTTAGGTGCAGCATTTATTCAATCAGCTTTTAATGTGTCAAATTCTTTAGGAGCATTTGTTGGTGGTATTCCTTTATTATTTGGTTTATCTTTTGTTTATCCTTCAATTGTAGGTGCTGGCTTAGCCCTTTTAGGTGTAGTTCTTTGTTTAGTTTTTTTTAAACGATATGAAAAAGACTTAAGATAA
- a CDS encoding zinc ribbon domain-containing protein YjdM, with protein MEQLPNCPKCNSEYTYEDGSLLICPECGYEWSKDSIDEEEDTLVVKDANGNILNDGDDVTVIKDLKVKGSSSGIKVGTKVKGIRLVDGNDGHNIDCKIPGVGAIKLKQEFVKKS; from the coding sequence ATGGAACAACTACCAAATTGTCCAAAATGTAATAGTGAATATACTTATGAAGATGGAAGTTTATTAATTTGTCCAGAGTGTGGTTATGAGTGGTCTAAAGATTCAATTGATGAGGAAGAAGATACACTTGTTGTAAAAGATGCAAATGGAAATATTTTAAATGACGGTGATGATGTAACTGTAATAAAAGATTTAAAAGTAAAAGGTAGTTCTTCTGGAATCAAAGTTGGTACAAAAGTAAAAGGTATCAGATTAGTTGATGGAAATGATGGTCATAATATTGACTGTAAAATCCCTGGTGTTGGGGCTATCAAATTAAAACAAGAGTTTGTAAAAAAATCTTAA